One region of Actinomycetota bacterium genomic DNA includes:
- a CDS encoding glutamine synthetase family protein, with the protein MEKQEEYVLRTVEERDIRSIRLWFTDVLGFLKSVAITSAELEGAFAEGIGFDGSAIDGFVRVQESDMLAVPDASTFQVLPWRPESQGVARMFCDVATPEGEPFAADPRHVLRRNLQRAADLGFTFYVHPEMEFFLFPSANDPTPLDSGTYFDMTPLDIQQDFRRQTINTLEKVGISVEYSHHEVAPSQHEIDLRYADGLTMADNIMTFRLVVKETALGRGVYATFMPKPLEGEWGNGMHLHLSLFEGDRNAFYDPSDEYHMSKVAKAFTAGVLAHARELTAVTNQWTNSYKRLSQGLPGPFPSGEAPVHVSWGRNNRSALVRIPIYKPKKGASTRIEYRAPDPACNPYLAFSVILAAGLHGIEENYELPPEAEDNIYEMTDAERAAAGIEQLPADLGEALETMQRSELVAEALGEHVFDFFLRNKRAEWNAYSRHVTPYELQRYLPML; encoded by the coding sequence GTGGAGAAGCAAGAGGAGTACGTGCTGCGCACGGTCGAGGAGCGCGACATCCGATCCATCCGGCTGTGGTTCACCGACGTGCTGGGGTTCTTGAAGAGCGTTGCGATCACCTCGGCGGAACTGGAAGGTGCGTTCGCCGAAGGCATCGGGTTCGATGGGTCAGCCATCGACGGCTTCGTGCGGGTGCAGGAGTCGGACATGCTCGCGGTGCCTGATGCCAGCACGTTCCAGGTGCTGCCTTGGCGGCCGGAATCGCAGGGCGTCGCGCGGATGTTCTGCGACGTCGCAACCCCCGAGGGGGAGCCGTTCGCCGCCGACCCCCGCCACGTCTTGCGCCGTAACCTGCAGCGCGCCGCCGACCTCGGCTTCACCTTCTACGTGCACCCGGAGATGGAGTTCTTCCTCTTCCCGTCCGCGAACGACCCCACGCCGTTGGACAGCGGCACGTACTTCGACATGACGCCGCTGGACATCCAGCAGGACTTCCGTCGTCAGACGATCAACACGCTGGAGAAGGTCGGGATCAGCGTCGAGTACAGCCACCATGAGGTCGCCCCGTCGCAGCACGAGATCGATCTCCGCTACGCCGACGGGCTGACCATGGCCGACAACATCATGACGTTCCGGCTCGTGGTCAAGGAGACCGCGTTGGGGCGCGGTGTCTACGCCACCTTCATGCCCAAGCCCTTGGAGGGTGAGTGGGGCAACGGTATGCACCTGCACCTGTCGCTCTTCGAGGGTGACCGCAACGCCTTCTACGACCCGTCCGACGAGTACCACATGTCGAAGGTCGCCAAGGCGTTCACCGCCGGGGTGTTGGCTCACGCCCGCGAGCTGACCGCGGTCACCAACCAGTGGACGAACTCCTACAAGCGGCTGTCGCAGGGGTTGCCTGGGCCGTTCCCGTCCGGGGAGGCGCCGGTGCACGTCTCTTGGGGCCGCAACAACCGCAGTGCGCTGGTGAGGATCCCGATCTACAAGCCCAAGAAAGGCGCCTCGACCAGGATCGAGTACCGCGCCCCGGACCCGGCGTGCAACCCGTACCTGGCCTTCTCGGTGATACTGGCCGCCGGCCTGCATGGCATCGAGGAGAACTACGAGCTGCCGCCCGAGGCGGAGGACAACATCTACGAGATGACCGACGCGGAACGAGCCGCGGCCGGGATCGAACAGCTCCCCGCCGACCTGGGTGAGGCGCTCGAGACGATGCAACGTTCGGAACTCGTCGCCGAGGCGCTGGGCGAGCACGTCTTCGACTTCTTCTTGCGCAACAAGCGGGCGGAGTGGAACGCCTACAGCCGCCACGTCACCCCCTACGAGCTCCAGCGGTACCTGCCGATGCTGTGA
- a CDS encoding NAD+ synthase, with protein sequence MPLRTALAQLNPVVGDIDGNSDRVLEAWVAAADASADIVVFPELAVTGYPPEDLLFKPEFVAASERAVQRLAADGPPGTVAVVGYVRIGPPVEDTGDWDVRVTALRDRRNSAAVLADGDIVGVYDKARLPNHGVFDEGRYFVGDDDPLVINVADVPVGITICEDLWTETGPVADAARVGAAVVVNLNASPYQRSKRTERERWVRHHAVQHRIGVAYVNCVGGQDELVFDGDSLVVAPGGDVVARGHQFDTDLVVADLTVRTEPVAGLPSLPGHRGVPAELPPPDPPPRLGDVAEVWHAVVLGTRDYCRKNGFRRVTLGLSGGIDSSLTAAVAAEAVGADNVLGVRMPSPYSSEESLSDAAELVKKLGIHETTIPIEPGMRAFDDMLGDLFEGTDPDETEENIQARLRGMLLMAISNKFGHLVLATGNKSEASVGYATLYGDTVGGFMPLKDCNKQLVYALAHYRNERGAVIPERILTKAPSAELRADQTDEDALGPYEVLDAILQRYIEDDRGVEAIISEGFDGQYVRRVIGMVDRAEWKRRQAPPGIKISQRAFGKDRRVPITNAWRS encoded by the coding sequence GTGCCGCTACGCACAGCCCTCGCACAGCTCAACCCCGTGGTCGGCGACATCGACGGCAACAGCGATCGTGTCCTCGAGGCGTGGGTGGCCGCTGCGGACGCCAGCGCGGACATCGTCGTGTTCCCCGAACTCGCGGTCACCGGGTACCCACCTGAGGATCTTCTGTTCAAACCGGAGTTCGTCGCGGCCAGCGAACGGGCTGTGCAACGGCTCGCCGCGGACGGGCCGCCGGGGACGGTCGCCGTGGTGGGTTACGTCCGCATCGGACCACCAGTGGAGGACACCGGCGATTGGGACGTCCGGGTCACCGCGCTCCGCGACCGACGCAACAGCGCCGCGGTGCTCGCCGACGGTGACATCGTCGGCGTGTACGACAAGGCCCGCCTGCCCAACCACGGCGTCTTCGACGAGGGCCGCTACTTCGTCGGCGACGATGATCCGCTGGTGATCAACGTCGCCGATGTGCCGGTCGGGATCACCATCTGCGAGGACCTGTGGACCGAGACGGGCCCGGTGGCCGATGCCGCCCGCGTCGGAGCGGCGGTGGTCGTCAACCTCAACGCGTCCCCTTACCAGCGGAGCAAGCGCACGGAGCGTGAACGCTGGGTCCGCCACCATGCGGTCCAGCACCGGATCGGGGTCGCCTACGTCAACTGCGTCGGCGGGCAGGACGAGCTCGTCTTCGACGGCGACTCCCTGGTGGTGGCGCCCGGCGGCGACGTGGTCGCCCGCGGCCACCAGTTCGACACGGACCTGGTGGTCGCGGACCTGACCGTCCGAACGGAACCTGTGGCTGGGCTTCCCTCACTCCCCGGACACCGCGGCGTACCCGCGGAGCTCCCCCCGCCCGATCCTCCGCCTCGCCTCGGCGACGTGGCCGAGGTCTGGCACGCGGTGGTGCTCGGGACGCGGGACTACTGCCGCAAGAACGGCTTCCGACGGGTGACCCTCGGCTTGTCCGGTGGGATCGACTCGTCGTTGACCGCCGCCGTGGCGGCGGAAGCTGTCGGCGCGGACAACGTCCTCGGCGTCCGGATGCCGTCGCCGTACTCATCCGAGGAGTCGCTGAGCGACGCCGCCGAGCTGGTGAAGAAACTCGGGATCCACGAGACGACCATCCCGATCGAGCCGGGGATGCGGGCCTTCGATGACATGCTCGGCGACCTGTTCGAAGGCACGGACCCCGACGAGACCGAGGAGAACATCCAGGCGCGTCTACGCGGGATGCTGCTGATGGCGATCTCGAACAAGTTCGGTCACCTCGTCCTCGCGACCGGGAACAAGAGCGAAGCGTCTGTGGGGTACGCCACGCTCTACGGCGACACGGTCGGAGGCTTCATGCCGCTCAAGGACTGCAACAAGCAGCTGGTGTACGCACTGGCCCACTACCGCAACGAGCGGGGGGCTGTGATCCCCGAGCGGATCCTGACCAAAGCACCGTCGGCGGAGCTCCGGGCCGATCAGACCGACGAGGACGCGCTCGGGCCCTACGAGGTGCTCGACGCGATCCTGCAGCGCTACATCGAGGACGATCGCGGCGTCGAGGCGATCATCAGCGAAGGGTTCGACGGACAGTACGTGCGGCGGGTGATCGGCATGGTCGACCGCGCCGAGTGGAAGCGCCGCCAGGCTCCCCCGGGGATCAAGATCTCACAGCGGGCGTTCGGG